In Salinigranum marinum, one DNA window encodes the following:
- a CDS encoding ABC transporter substrate-binding protein, with product MVNSSRRKFIKGAGAGTVVALAGCTGNSGGDGGSGDGGSGDGGSGDGGSGSDTSGGSTSSGGSSDVSIEFWHIFGGELGSTLEDMSNEFSEQTDGVTVQAVNKGGYRQNLNQSLQASRAGDPPGVAQIFEIGTRLCLDSGAFTPVREILPEDQIDLDDFLPSVLNYYRINGQLNSMPFNSSNTIMLYNKTAFEEAGLDPESPPRSLSGVRDAASTIVDQTDMQQGISWPNHSWMQIEQQFAKQDQVLVNKQNGREGRPTETNYNSEAGRNVYSWWKGMADEGLYLNPGIEAWGEARQAFLTQKVPMLWDSTSNMVSMKAGAEENGFELGSAYLPTPNGANTGVVIGGGSLWVPSALSDEKKQAAGQFLAWISKPEQQARWHRNSGYFPVRQGAIDQLQSEGWFDENPNFSTAFEQLQDTEDTPATRGAVMGVWPRARTINSETSVSILNGDMSVEDGLTKMDNDVQSALEGYSGNYSGGN from the coding sequence ATGGTTAATTCATCACGTCGGAAGTTCATCAAAGGTGCAGGAGCGGGAACAGTGGTCGCGCTCGCCGGCTGTACCGGCAACAGCGGCGGGGACGGCGGCTCGGGAGACGGAGGATCCGGCGATGGTGGGTCCGGTGACGGAGGCAGTGGGAGTGATACCAGCGGTGGCTCCACGAGCAGTGGCGGCAGCAGCGACGTCAGCATCGAATTCTGGCACATCTTCGGCGGCGAACTCGGGTCGACGCTGGAGGACATGTCGAACGAGTTCTCCGAGCAGACCGACGGCGTCACCGTCCAGGCGGTCAACAAAGGCGGCTACCGCCAGAACCTCAACCAGTCACTGCAGGCTTCGCGTGCCGGTGATCCGCCGGGCGTCGCACAGATCTTCGAGATCGGCACACGGCTCTGTCTCGACAGCGGGGCGTTCACGCCCGTCCGGGAGATCCTCCCCGAGGACCAGATCGACCTCGACGACTTCCTCCCGTCGGTGCTGAACTACTACCGCATCAACGGCCAGCTGAACTCGATGCCGTTCAACTCCTCGAACACCATCATGCTGTACAACAAGACGGCGTTCGAGGAAGCCGGGCTCGACCCCGAGAGCCCGCCGCGGAGCCTCTCGGGAGTGCGCGACGCTGCGAGCACGATCGTCGACCAGACCGACATGCAGCAGGGGATCTCTTGGCCGAACCACTCCTGGATGCAGATCGAACAGCAGTTCGCCAAGCAGGACCAGGTGCTGGTCAACAAGCAGAACGGGCGGGAGGGGCGTCCGACCGAGACCAACTACAACAGCGAAGCCGGCCGTAACGTCTACAGCTGGTGGAAGGGGATGGCCGACGAGGGACTCTACCTGAACCCCGGCATCGAGGCGTGGGGGGAGGCCCGGCAGGCGTTCCTCACGCAGAAGGTCCCGATGCTCTGGGACTCCACCTCGAACATGGTGTCGATGAAAGCGGGTGCGGAGGAGAACGGCTTCGAGCTCGGGTCGGCGTATCTCCCGACGCCGAACGGCGCGAACACCGGCGTCGTCATCGGCGGGGGGTCGCTGTGGGTCCCCAGCGCGCTGTCCGACGAGAAGAAACAGGCGGCCGGCCAGTTCCTCGCCTGGATCTCCAAGCCGGAACAACAGGCCCGCTGGCACCGCAACAGCGGCTACTTCCCCGTGCGACAGGGGGCGATCGACCAGCTCCAGAGCGAGGGCTGGTTCGACGAGAACCCCAACTTCAGCACGGCGTTCGAACAACTGCAGGACACCGAGGACACGCCCGCGACGCGCGGCGCGGTGATGGGCGTCTGGCCGCGGGCGCGGACGATCAACTCGGAGACGTCGGTGAGCATCCTCAACGGCGATATGTCGGTCGAGGACGGCCTCACGAAGATGGACAACGACGTCCAGAGCGCGCTCGAAGGCTACTCCGGCAACTACAGCGGCGGCAACTAG
- a CDS encoding zinc-dependent alcohol dehydrogenase family protein, giving the protein MRAAVLAEYGEPLDIRDIDRPEPDPDGVVATVDACGVCRSDWHGWVGNWEWFDYKPPLGHVLGHEPSGTVVDVGDEVETIREGDEIAIPFNFACGGCHECRVGYENLCENHLGLGFQEGAPGAFAEEVPIPNADINAVELPDGVDQVEVAGMGCRFMTAYRGMAHQADVSRGEYVVVYGLGGIGLSAVHIADALGGNVVGVDLMEEKLSMAEDLGAVETVNAGAVDDPVREVRDITDGGAHVSLDALGIEETCQNAVASLRTRGRHVQIGLTTKEQHGYNPLPTDTIVMNEIQINGSSGLPPAKYGEMFRMVEHGKLDPGAVVTDRIGLDDITDELQAMTDYETVGIPVVDSFA; this is encoded by the coding sequence ATGCGAGCAGCAGTGTTAGCCGAGTACGGAGAGCCGTTGGATATCAGAGACATCGACCGACCAGAACCCGACCCGGACGGCGTCGTCGCGACGGTCGACGCCTGCGGTGTCTGCCGGAGCGACTGGCACGGCTGGGTCGGTAACTGGGAGTGGTTCGACTACAAACCTCCGCTCGGTCACGTCCTGGGGCACGAACCCTCCGGGACGGTCGTCGACGTCGGCGACGAGGTCGAGACGATCCGCGAGGGCGACGAGATCGCGATCCCGTTCAACTTCGCCTGTGGAGGCTGTCACGAGTGTCGCGTCGGCTACGAGAACCTCTGTGAGAACCACCTTGGGCTGGGGTTTCAGGAGGGTGCGCCCGGCGCGTTCGCCGAGGAGGTTCCCATCCCGAACGCCGACATCAACGCCGTCGAACTCCCGGACGGCGTCGACCAGGTCGAAGTCGCGGGGATGGGCTGTCGGTTCATGACCGCCTATCGGGGGATGGCCCACCAGGCCGACGTCAGCCGCGGCGAGTACGTCGTCGTCTACGGCCTCGGCGGCATCGGCCTGTCTGCCGTCCACATCGCGGACGCGCTCGGGGGGAACGTCGTCGGCGTCGACCTCATGGAGGAGAAACTGTCGATGGCCGAGGACCTCGGCGCGGTTGAGACGGTGAACGCGGGTGCGGTCGACGATCCGGTACGAGAGGTCCGGGACATCACCGACGGTGGGGCACACGTCTCGCTCGACGCCCTGGGGATCGAAGAGACCTGCCAGAACGCGGTAGCGTCGCTCCGAACCCGCGGCCGGCACGTCCAGATCGGGCTCACGACCAAGGAACAGCACGGCTACAACCCGCTGCCGACCGACACGATCGTGATGAACGAGATCCAGATCAACGGCTCCAGCGGGCTCCCGCCGGCGAAGTACGGCGAGATGTTCCGGATGGTCGAACACGGGAAGCTCGACCCCGGTGCGGTCGTCACCGACCGGATCGGCCTCGACGACATCACCGACGAACTCCAGGCGATGACCGACTACGAGACGGTCGGCATCCCCGTCGTCGACAGCTTCGCCTGA